In Chryseobacterium gleum, a single genomic region encodes these proteins:
- the traM gene encoding conjugative transposon protein TraM has protein sequence MKKLNLKQPKYVLPLIALPFVLMIGYFYVQFTENSGKDKNKLAESKDISTDFGKVGERSEIKGKADAYADFFDKRTDGRTMIDGFGDEHESLEKFDDDLSERQKRHIDSMNYVREKERLNNLSRQANRQSYYNAMDAKQSKEREDDQYDRSMKMLKMLNGDNNGVNNSGKADTRSAENSDWKKDQMTLMREQMMLMDSIEKANNPELKNQAKAIEKMKKNEKEMDFFLNSTLDVTKASKSTEFNSIFRQRENNFIKAVIDENIKGFAGSRIRIRLLEDVYVGNAKISKGTPLYALISGFSLQRVNLNIVSVMHQNEILPISLNIYDVDGMEGLYVPSSAFREMTRSMGENIVQGQNLSSGSADFFTTTLSSVYQSTSKTISDVIRKNKAKIKYNSFVYLIDNKELEKKKKNIYKKNTNP, from the coding sequence ATGAAAAAACTCAATTTAAAACAACCTAAATATGTTCTTCCCCTCATCGCCCTGCCATTCGTTTTAATGATAGGGTATTTTTATGTTCAATTCACGGAAAACTCAGGAAAAGACAAAAATAAACTGGCTGAGAGTAAAGACATTTCCACCGATTTCGGAAAAGTTGGAGAACGCTCTGAAATTAAAGGAAAGGCCGACGCTTATGCTGATTTCTTTGATAAAAGAACCGATGGAAGAACCATGATTGACGGTTTCGGTGATGAGCATGAAAGTCTTGAAAAATTTGATGATGATCTTTCAGAGCGACAGAAAAGGCATATTGACAGTATGAATTATGTCAGAGAAAAAGAACGTCTGAATAATCTTTCCCGACAGGCCAATCGACAGTCCTACTATAACGCGATGGATGCTAAACAGTCGAAAGAACGTGAGGATGATCAGTACGACAGAAGTATGAAAATGTTAAAAATGCTCAATGGTGACAATAACGGGGTAAACAATTCAGGAAAAGCTGATACTCGGAGTGCTGAAAATTCCGACTGGAAAAAGGATCAGATGACCTTGATGAGAGAGCAGATGATGTTAATGGATAGTATCGAAAAAGCAAACAACCCTGAACTTAAAAATCAAGCCAAAGCCATTGAGAAAATGAAGAAAAATGAGAAAGAGATGGATTTTTTTCTCAATTCTACATTGGATGTAACAAAAGCCTCGAAAAGCACAGAATTCAATTCGATCTTCAGACAACGTGAAAATAACTTTATCAAAGCTGTGATCGACGAAAACATTAAGGGCTTTGCAGGAAGCAGAATAAGGATTCGCCTACTCGAAGATGTATACGTCGGAAATGCAAAAATATCGAAAGGTACTCCCCTTTACGCATTGATCAGTGGATTTTCACTGCAAAGGGTGAACCTTAACATCGTATCGGTAATGCATCAGAACGAGATTCTTCCTATCAGTCTCAATATCTATGATGTTGATGGCATGGAAGGATTGTATGTCCCAAGTTCGGCATTCCGTGAAATGACAAGATCTATGGGAGAAAACATTGTGCAAGGTCAAAATCTTTCCAGTGGTAGCGCTGATTTTTTTACCACGACGCTTAGCTCAGTATATCAATCCACCTCAAAAACAATATCGGACGTAATACGGAAAAACAAGGCAAAAATTAAATACAATTCTTTCGTTTACCTCATTGACAACAAAGAACTTGAAAAAAAGAAAAAGAACATTTATAAGAAAAACACCAATCCATAA
- a CDS encoding relaxase/mobilization nuclease domain-containing protein, with protein sequence MIVKILNKSSSEFNGVIYNDKKIEKGKGELLSIKNFPAHLNHSSGAPDIKNYLKAVSKNNSRIKNPQFHATISAKGREYSKEQLALTADKFMDKMGYGEQPYIVVFHNDTANNHIHIVSTRVNKDSSKRIERDFEKYKSQTALQETIKELYGTDVHQNLEKLIDYNYSTLHQFKTLLELNGYGYYEKNDKLNITKNGAFIKVLNVNDLNFSKKSFDEKRKKQIFALFKKYKEVFSNSVFRVSDKNHASYQSELQYHLKKKFGIDVVLSFKDDKQPFGYSIIDHKTNTIYKGSDIMKMSDLFIISSQVLDKKIFDILANSNLTIETKNVFKKHLEQEYKCEIQDYMLFLKQSKKTNYNIWKDTRNSTIDHILNLRKVSNNSQDKIKIVSFSNEAFVINKIDNVVFTVKELVGDYYYNLYLSQLLNPQNPGHQSIVNGVQAAEASSLEEMLKRTSLFDISAASPPSSEELENRRRKKKKKR encoded by the coding sequence ATGATTGTTAAAATATTAAACAAATCATCCAGTGAGTTCAATGGTGTGATTTATAATGACAAGAAAATTGAAAAAGGAAAGGGAGAACTTTTATCAATTAAAAATTTCCCGGCTCATCTTAATCACTCTTCGGGAGCTCCAGACATAAAAAACTATCTGAAAGCAGTTTCCAAAAATAATTCAAGAATAAAAAATCCGCAGTTTCACGCTACAATATCCGCAAAAGGACGCGAATATTCTAAGGAACAATTGGCGCTTACAGCAGATAAATTCATGGATAAAATGGGCTATGGTGAACAACCGTACATTGTTGTTTTTCATAATGATACTGCCAACAACCACATTCATATTGTAAGTACAAGGGTTAATAAAGACAGCTCAAAGCGTATTGAGAGAGATTTCGAAAAATATAAAAGTCAAACTGCTTTACAGGAAACAATTAAAGAGTTGTACGGTACTGACGTACATCAAAATTTAGAAAAATTGATTGATTATAATTATAGTACGTTACATCAGTTTAAGACACTGCTGGAACTTAATGGATACGGCTATTATGAAAAAAATGATAAGTTAAATATTACAAAAAACGGCGCTTTTATCAAAGTTTTAAATGTCAATGATTTAAATTTTTCAAAAAAAAGTTTTGACGAGAAAAGAAAAAAACAGATATTTGCTCTATTCAAAAAATACAAAGAGGTATTTTCCAACTCGGTTTTCAGAGTATCGGATAAAAACCATGCCTCCTACCAATCAGAGCTTCAATACCATCTGAAGAAAAAATTTGGGATTGATGTTGTTCTTTCATTCAAAGATGATAAACAGCCTTTCGGCTATTCCATCATCGACCACAAAACCAATACGATTTACAAAGGCAGTGATATAATGAAAATGAGTGACCTATTCATTATCAGCTCCCAAGTATTAGACAAAAAGATCTTTGACATTCTGGCCAATTCAAATTTGACAATCGAAACGAAGAACGTTTTTAAAAAGCATTTGGAACAAGAGTACAAATGCGAAATCCAGGATTATATGCTTTTTTTGAAACAATCGAAAAAGACAAATTATAATATCTGGAAAGACACACGAAATTCAACAATAGATCACATCCTAAACTTAAGGAAAGTAAGTAATAATTCGCAGGATAAAATAAAGATCGTCAGTTTCTCAAATGAGGCATTCGTCATTAATAAGATTGACAATGTTGTCTTTACCGTAAAAGAATTGGTCGGAGATTACTATTACAACCTTTATTTATCTCAATTACTAAATCCTCAAAATCCAGGACACCAGTCTATTGTCAATGGCGTGCAAGCTGCAGAAGCATCAAGTTTAGAAGAAATGTTAAAACGCACTTCCCTATTTGATATTTCAGCAGCTTCTCCGCCATCAAGCGAAGAACTAGAAAATAGAAGAAGAAAAAAGAAAAAAAAGAGATGA
- the traK gene encoding conjugative transposon protein TraK: protein MAVVKNIEKKIKINKVTSIGCIILSVIVVIAGFVFSYKQIKDARKSIYILDNGVPVLVKQTDLLLNRPVEYKAQVDMFHSLFFTLSADDDYIKSQTRKALYLIDDSGMKEYMNLKEKGFYNQIISSNSVMTIKADSIKLDEQNLKFIYYGKQTINRKTQLIVRKLITEGFLQDLPRSPNNPHGVLIEKWKTLDNSDISVKEKFR from the coding sequence ATGGCAGTTGTAAAAAACATTGAAAAAAAAATCAAGATCAATAAAGTAACTTCCATTGGCTGCATAATTTTATCAGTCATCGTCGTTATTGCAGGATTTGTTTTCTCATATAAACAGATAAAAGATGCAAGAAAATCCATCTATATTTTAGATAACGGGGTTCCTGTTTTAGTCAAGCAGACCGATTTGCTCCTAAACAGACCTGTTGAATATAAAGCTCAAGTCGATATGTTTCATTCTTTATTTTTCACACTTTCAGCAGATGACGATTATATAAAATCTCAGACACGAAAAGCATTGTATCTGATCGATGACAGTGGTATGAAGGAGTATATGAATCTGAAGGAAAAGGGATTTTACAACCAGATCATTTCTTCCAATAGTGTGATGACTATAAAAGCAGACAGCATTAAACTCGATGAGCAGAACTTAAAATTTATTTACTATGGCAAACAGACCATTAACCGAAAGACGCAGCTTATCGTCAGAAAATTGATCACTGAAGGTTTTTTGCAAGATCTTCCCCGATCTCCCAATAATCCTCATGGTGTTCTGATCGAAAAATGGAAAACATTAGATAACTCGGACATTTCCGTAAAAGAAAAATTTAGATAA
- the traN gene encoding conjugative transposon protein TraN, whose amino-acid sequence MKNFIIILMLMLVSTETSAQNTVLSRVYKNNLPEIYITGNVNLHFRSPQPIQFVDLSTKHLIGDLPTENVVRIKIQQFEEESHSATDSIRIKEETPIYYYDNQELGIVTIVGQSFMAQYKLIYKVDSSATIMTNIEILPEDMQALEYPDYQMSSAELRKYSVEIIRKKEANKIRRNRDLGIESQLNNVYAFGDYVFLDISFKNNTNLIYDIDKLKFSIDDKKVYKATNVQSIEIEPVFRLYDLKTFKKSYRNIFVFKKFTYPNNKVLNIRLIENQISGRTINLEIKYSDILQADTF is encoded by the coding sequence ATGAAAAATTTCATTATTATCCTTATGCTGATGCTTGTTTCTACGGAGACATCCGCTCAGAATACAGTACTATCGAGAGTATATAAAAATAATCTTCCCGAAATCTATATTACAGGTAATGTCAATCTTCATTTCAGGAGCCCCCAGCCTATTCAGTTTGTTGATTTAAGTACGAAACACCTTATAGGCGATCTTCCTACAGAAAATGTTGTAAGAATTAAAATACAACAGTTTGAAGAGGAAAGCCATTCCGCTACCGACAGTATTAGAATAAAAGAGGAAACTCCGATTTATTATTATGATAATCAGGAATTAGGAATTGTTACCATTGTCGGACAATCCTTTATGGCTCAGTACAAGCTGATCTATAAAGTTGACAGCAGTGCGACTATAATGACCAACATTGAAATTTTACCTGAAGACATGCAGGCTCTTGAATATCCGGATTACCAGATGTCCAGTGCCGAACTCAGAAAATATTCGGTGGAGATTATCAGAAAAAAAGAAGCAAATAAAATACGTAGAAACAGAGATTTGGGAATCGAATCGCAGCTTAATAATGTATACGCTTTTGGTGATTATGTATTTCTAGATATTAGTTTTAAAAACAATACAAATCTCATCTATGATATTGACAAACTTAAGTTTTCTATCGATGATAAAAAGGTTTACAAAGCCACGAATGTTCAGTCTATTGAGATAGAGCCTGTATTCCGTCTGTATGACTTAAAGACATTTAAAAAGTCTTACAGAAATATTTTCGTTTTTAAGAAATTCACTTATCCGAATAACAAGGTTCTAAACATCAGGCTGATCGAAAATCAAATCAGCGGCAGAACAATTAATCTGGAGATTAAATACTCAGATATTTTACAGGCTGACACTTTTTAA
- a CDS encoding helix-turn-helix domain-containing protein: MSEYEIIRKNYENLPKNDKRAIPYVKTYIQKSKNENDFEHLTQGYRDAVFFTKNEKQKLVYSDSMIYAALKSRDKDLIGLAYLGKGIIYYFNYKKFDPALDEYLKAYNYLKNTKDEYLKYKVVYHMGVVKSYLGYYSESKENFEECIKFFNNESVKQLHPNEVFNNKRGYFNSLHQLIICQRNLKNFAAADSLINVGLKEIEGIDEFSLEKSYFLKCKGISAYNRQNYKHAIDILNKSLPKILKVDDFATASLIYSYLGKSYYHSDKEKALHYFEMVDSIFVHKNFVLPETRDSYEILINHFNNLNNTKKELYYTKQLLSVDSLLGKEFYYLTSRIHKEYDTKRLLDNKEALEKRNLLTSLMVIFFICLSLLFITLYIFKYRKNKKIMLNYRILQIKLDNRQLEKMLHQHSPDTIYEDEKTSIISKEIYQDLLLKIKSFEDRQEYTQIGLTLNQLAAQFNTNTTYLSTFINESKGVNFKNYLNNLRIDYITNLMNTDKNYLKYTIEALAEKCGIASRQNFSDLFYEINGMRPTDFIKKKKEEQKNNNGK, translated from the coding sequence ATGAGCGAATATGAGATTATCCGAAAAAATTATGAGAATCTTCCTAAAAATGATAAAAGAGCAATTCCTTATGTAAAGACTTATATTCAAAAATCGAAAAATGAAAATGATTTTGAACATTTAACCCAAGGATATCGGGATGCCGTTTTCTTTACTAAAAATGAAAAGCAAAAATTAGTATATTCCGATAGTATGATCTATGCCGCTTTAAAATCACGAGATAAAGATTTGATAGGTTTAGCTTATTTGGGAAAAGGGATTATCTATTACTTTAACTATAAAAAATTTGATCCGGCTTTAGATGAATATTTAAAAGCTTATAACTATTTAAAAAATACTAAAGACGAGTATTTGAAATATAAGGTCGTCTATCATATGGGAGTCGTCAAAAGCTACCTAGGCTATTATTCAGAATCTAAAGAAAATTTCGAAGAATGCATTAAATTTTTTAATAATGAATCAGTTAAACAACTTCATCCAAATGAAGTTTTCAATAATAAAAGGGGATATTTTAACTCTCTTCACCAGTTAATAATCTGTCAGAGAAATCTAAAAAATTTTGCTGCTGCTGATAGTTTAATAAATGTTGGGCTAAAAGAAATTGAGGGGATTGATGAATTTTCTTTGGAAAAGAGTTATTTTTTAAAGTGCAAAGGCATTTCAGCATATAACCGTCAAAATTATAAGCATGCAATCGATATCTTAAATAAATCTTTACCAAAAATATTGAAGGTAGATGATTTTGCGACTGCATCATTAATTTACTCTTACTTAGGAAAGAGCTACTATCATTCTGATAAGGAAAAAGCACTCCATTATTTTGAGATGGTAGATTCAATTTTCGTTCATAAAAATTTTGTTTTACCGGAGACACGTGATAGCTACGAAATTTTAATAAACCATTTTAATAACCTGAACAACACAAAGAAAGAGCTGTACTACACTAAACAGCTCTTATCAGTTGACAGCTTATTAGGAAAAGAGTTTTACTATTTGACCTCAAGAATTCACAAAGAATACGACACGAAGCGATTGTTAGATAACAAAGAAGCTTTAGAGAAGAGAAATCTTCTCACTTCCTTAATGGTAATATTTTTTATATGTCTTTCGCTGCTTTTTATCACACTATACATTTTTAAATATAGGAAGAATAAGAAGATCATGCTGAATTACAGGATACTGCAGATAAAGCTTGACAATCGTCAGCTTGAAAAAATGCTACATCAACATAGTCCCGATACCATTTACGAGGATGAGAAGACATCGATAATTAGTAAGGAGATTTACCAAGATTTACTATTAAAAATAAAATCATTTGAGGATAGACAAGAATATACTCAAATAGGATTAACATTAAATCAGTTGGCGGCTCAATTCAATACTAATACAACATATTTATCAACTTTTATCAACGAATCAAAAGGCGTTAATTTTAAAAATTACCTAAACAATCTTAGAATTGATTACATTACCAATCTAATGAATACTGATAAAAATTACTTGAAATACACAATTGAAGCATTAGCTGAAAAATGCGGTATAGCATCCCGTCAGAATTTTTCAGATCTTTTTTATGAAATTAATGGGATGCGTCCAACAGATTTTATCAAAAAAAAGAAAGAAGAGCAAAAAAATAATAACGGTAAATAG
- a CDS encoding DUF4134 domain-containing protein: MKNNITSINKHHKIKKALFSAILVLCTNLLFAQTGGAGAISSATSDIEEYVEPVSNLVQMIGAIVGIVGGVRIYNKWNNGDQDVNKELIGWGGACIFLLLVPTVIQAFFGI; the protein is encoded by the coding sequence ATGAAAAATAATATTACAAGCATTAATAAACACCATAAAATTAAAAAAGCGCTGTTCTCCGCAATCTTGGTATTATGCACAAATTTACTTTTTGCTCAGACAGGAGGCGCCGGAGCTATATCTTCGGCAACATCGGATATCGAAGAGTACGTTGAGCCAGTCTCAAACTTAGTTCAAATGATAGGTGCGATCGTAGGCATTGTCGGAGGTGTCCGAATTTACAACAAATGGAACAATGGTGACCAAGACGTCAATAAAGAACTGATTGGCTGGGGAGGTGCCTGTATCTTCCTGCTTCTCGTTCCCACAGTAATTCAGGCATTTTTTGGAATATAA
- a CDS encoding DUF4133 domain-containing protein gives MEEKSFFLYKGLKKPLVFKGLKGKYIYYAGGSFAGTMVLGIILSKVIGFFIGIVLALGIGAGLIWNVFRLQKTKGLFNKTLNKNEIFMIPVKIKLKQKYKR, from the coding sequence ATGGAAGAAAAGAGTTTCTTTCTATACAAGGGGCTAAAGAAGCCCCTTGTGTTTAAAGGTCTGAAAGGAAAGTATATCTATTATGCCGGTGGTTCATTTGCCGGCACAATGGTTTTAGGCATCATTCTAAGCAAAGTTATAGGATTCTTTATAGGGATAGTTCTTGCTTTAGGTATTGGTGCAGGATTGATTTGGAATGTCTTCAGATTACAGAAAACCAAAGGTCTTTTTAACAAAACGCTTAACAAAAATGAGATTTTTATGATTCCTGTAAAAATAAAACTGAAGCAGAAGTACAAACGTTAG
- a CDS encoding ParA family protein has product MIITFANQKGGVGKTTLAIAFANYLSMFTDKKVNVIDFDFQRSFYRQWSEDKELKADYLYEVEKISEENIHLTQNEKVLMQLKESQEVILFDTAGNIQNNYTQVLQYSDAIIIPYGYSSVTMMSTVLFLNLLKLIKVKAKIYFIRNNMRKDDSYELKPVMDAEFNTIGKVIGGSVLTRKCMLSINTKGLTYEQKLAVKETFDELIYHLWEF; this is encoded by the coding sequence ATGATTATTACGTTTGCAAATCAGAAGGGCGGAGTTGGCAAGACCACTTTAGCCATTGCATTTGCCAACTATCTTTCTATGTTTACCGATAAAAAGGTAAATGTCATCGACTTTGATTTTCAGCGTTCATTTTACAGGCAATGGTCAGAAGACAAAGAATTAAAAGCAGATTATCTTTATGAAGTAGAGAAAATTTCGGAAGAAAATATTCATCTCACGCAGAATGAAAAAGTTTTAATGCAGTTAAAGGAAAGTCAGGAGGTTATTCTTTTTGATACCGCCGGAAATATTCAGAATAATTACACGCAGGTATTACAATACAGTGATGCCATAATAATTCCTTATGGATACTCCAGTGTTACAATGATGTCTACAGTACTGTTTCTCAATCTTCTTAAGCTTATCAAAGTCAAGGCAAAAATATATTTCATCAGAAATAATATGCGCAAAGACGACAGCTACGAATTGAAACCTGTAATGGATGCTGAATTCAATACGATAGGGAAAGTAATTGGCGGATCAGTTCTAACCAGAAAATGTATGCTTAGCATCAACACAAAAGGACTGACATATGAACAAAAGTTAGCTGTCAAAGAAACATTCGATGAATTAATTTATCATCTATGGGAATTTTAG